In Streptomyces sp. NBC_01426, one genomic interval encodes:
- a CDS encoding nitrate/nitrite transporter: protein MKSRPAAGRWIEGWNPEDEEYWERTGKRIARRNLVLSVLSEHIGFSVWSMWSVLVLFMSPEIGLGFTPGEKFLLVVVPTLVGAVLRLPYSWAVTRYGGRNWTVFASAVLLVPALLAFVFVQRPGTPLWVFLVIGATAGAGGANFASSMTNITTFFPQNRQGWALGVNAGGGNLGVAVVQLLGLLVIATAGDTHPSYVAAVYLPLIVLCALLAALKMDNVDAVRARPGALREAAASRHTWFISFLYIGTFGSFIGYGFAFGLVLQNEFGSTPLEAASYTFIGPLLGSVSRPLGGKLADRWGGARVTLWAFLALTLGTAGLLLASRAGSFGAFVAAFTLVFVLSGLGNGSTYKLIPAAAAAEAEATITSGGEAREAFARARRISGAAIGIAGAVGALGGVAINLAFRASYQGPQGSGTTAFACFLGYYALCMLLTWSVYLRPGRRAAQAPAPAREPRPARVR from the coding sequence ATGAAGAGCAGACCCGCCGCCGGGCGGTGGATCGAAGGCTGGAACCCGGAGGACGAGGAGTACTGGGAGCGCACCGGGAAGCGGATCGCGCGCCGCAACCTGGTGCTGTCCGTGCTGTCCGAGCACATCGGGTTCTCGGTGTGGAGCATGTGGTCGGTGCTCGTGCTGTTCATGTCGCCGGAGATCGGCCTCGGGTTCACACCCGGTGAGAAGTTCCTGCTCGTCGTGGTGCCGACCCTGGTCGGCGCCGTGTTGCGGCTGCCGTACAGCTGGGCGGTGACCCGGTACGGCGGCCGCAACTGGACCGTGTTCGCCTCGGCCGTGCTGCTGGTGCCGGCGCTGCTCGCGTTCGTCTTCGTGCAGCGCCCGGGGACCCCGCTGTGGGTGTTCCTGGTGATCGGTGCCACGGCCGGTGCGGGCGGCGCCAACTTCGCCTCCTCGATGACCAACATCACCACCTTCTTCCCGCAGAACCGCCAGGGCTGGGCCCTGGGGGTGAACGCCGGCGGCGGCAACCTGGGCGTGGCCGTGGTGCAGTTGCTGGGCCTGCTGGTGATCGCCACCGCCGGGGACACCCACCCGTCGTACGTGGCGGCCGTCTACCTCCCGCTGATCGTGCTCTGCGCGCTGCTCGCGGCCCTGAAGATGGACAACGTGGACGCGGTCCGGGCCCGGCCCGGGGCGCTGCGCGAGGCCGCCGCGAGCCGCCACACCTGGTTCATCTCCTTCCTGTACATCGGCACGTTCGGTTCCTTCATCGGCTACGGGTTCGCCTTCGGGCTGGTGTTGCAGAACGAGTTCGGCTCGACCCCGCTCGAAGCGGCCTCGTACACGTTCATCGGTCCGCTGCTCGGCTCGGTGTCACGGCCGCTCGGCGGGAAGCTCGCCGACCGCTGGGGCGGGGCGCGCGTCACCCTGTGGGCGTTCCTCGCGCTGACCCTGGGAACCGCCGGGCTGCTGCTGGCCTCGCGGGCCGGGTCCTTCGGGGCGTTCGTCGCGGCCTTCACCCTGGTCTTCGTGCTCAGCGGGCTCGGCAACGGCTCCACGTACAAGCTGATCCCGGCCGCGGCCGCCGCCGAGGCGGAGGCCACCATCACCTCGGGCGGCGAGGCCCGGGAGGCCTTCGCCCGGGCCCGTCGGATCTCGGGCGCCGCCATCGGGATCGCGGGCGCGGTCGGCGCGCTCGGCGGGGTCGCCATCAACCTGGCGTTCCGCGCCTCCTACCAAGGGCCGCAGGGCAGCGGCACCACCGCGTTCGCCTGCTTCCTCGGCTACTACGCGCTCTGCATGCTGCTCACCTGGTCGGTGTACCTGCGTCCCGGGCGGCGGGCCGCCCAGGCACCCGCCCCGGCCCGCGAGCCGAGGCCGGCCCGTGTCCGCTGA
- the pcaB gene encoding 3-carboxy-cis,cis-muconate cycloisomerase, whose amino-acid sequence MPGGLRLVDPAAPPPAAEVEPAPATAPDAGLLSPVRAGTPVEAVTGDPAWLQAMLDAEAALARAQARLGTLPWRAADAITDAARAERLDLRELAVAARETANPVVGLVRALTAVVAADSPEAAEYVHRGSTSQDIFDTGAMLVAHRALALVREDLTRTATALAALAGEHRDTLIAGRTMALHAVPTTFGLKAAGWLQLVREARERLTRVQEEGLPVSLGGAAGTLAGYVEYAVLDGPEGSEDVLDPGVFHDRLVAAYAAETGLARPALPWHSLRTPLADLAAALAFTAGALGKIAVDVQGMARTEVGELAEPGGAGRGSSSAMPHKRNPVLSTLIRSAALQVPALAGALTACLVSEDERSAGAWHAEWLLLRECLRLVGGASHTAVELTEGLEVRSERMRANLDLTGSAVVSERIVAVLAPRLGKAAARTLLNEATATAGAAGRPLADVLAEAPELAGVLGPAALAGLCDPAGYTGAARALVERALVEPAPKRP is encoded by the coding sequence ATGCCGGGTGGTCTGCGCCTGGTCGACCCGGCCGCGCCCCCGCCGGCGGCCGAGGTCGAGCCGGCCCCCGCGACGGCGCCCGACGCGGGCCTGCTCTCGCCGGTCCGCGCCGGCACCCCCGTCGAGGCGGTGACCGGGGACCCCGCCTGGCTCCAGGCCATGTTGGACGCCGAGGCGGCGTTGGCCCGGGCCCAGGCCCGGCTGGGCACCCTGCCCTGGCGGGCCGCCGACGCCATCACCGACGCGGCCCGGGCGGAGCGGCTGGACCTGCGCGAGCTGGCCGTCGCGGCGCGGGAGACGGCCAACCCGGTCGTGGGCCTGGTGCGGGCGCTGACCGCGGTGGTCGCGGCGGACTCCCCGGAGGCCGCCGAGTACGTCCACCGCGGCTCCACCAGCCAGGACATCTTCGACACCGGGGCGATGCTGGTGGCGCACCGCGCGCTGGCGCTCGTCCGGGAGGACCTGACGCGTACCGCGACGGCCCTGGCCGCGCTGGCCGGGGAGCACCGGGACACGCTGATCGCCGGTCGGACGATGGCACTGCACGCCGTGCCGACGACGTTCGGGTTGAAGGCGGCGGGCTGGCTCCAGCTGGTGCGCGAGGCCCGGGAGCGGCTGACGCGGGTCCAGGAGGAGGGGCTGCCCGTCTCGCTGGGCGGGGCGGCGGGAACCCTGGCCGGATACGTCGAGTACGCCGTCCTCGACGGCCCCGAGGGCTCCGAGGACGTGCTGGACCCGGGGGTCTTCCACGACCGGCTGGTCGCCGCGTACGCCGCCGAGACGGGCCTGGCCCGGCCGGCGCTGCCGTGGCACAGCCTGCGCACGCCCCTCGCCGACCTGGCGGCCGCGCTGGCCTTCACGGCGGGGGCACTCGGGAAGATCGCCGTGGACGTGCAGGGCATGGCCCGGACCGAGGTCGGCGAACTCGCCGAACCGGGCGGCGCCGGGCGGGGAAGTTCCTCCGCGATGCCCCACAAGCGCAATCCGGTGCTGTCCACGCTGATCCGCAGCGCGGCCCTCCAGGTCCCGGCCCTGGCGGGCGCGTTGACGGCCTGTCTGGTGTCGGAGGACGAGCGGTCCGCGGGCGCCTGGCACGCCGAGTGGTTGTTGCTGCGGGAGTGTCTGCGGCTGGTGGGCGGCGCCTCGCACACGGCGGTGGAACTGACCGAGGGCCTGGAGGTCAGGTCGGAGCGGATGCGCGCCAACCTGGACCTCACCGGCAGCGCGGTGGTCTCGGAGCGGATCGTGGCCGTGCTCGCCCCGCGGCTCGGGAAGGCCGCGGCCCGCACGCTGTTGAACGAGGCCACGGCGACGGCCGGCGCCGCGGGGCGACCGCTCGCGGACGTCCTCGCCGAGGCCCCCGAGCTGGCGGGCGTCCTGGGTCCGGCGGCGCTGGCGGGCCTGTGCGATCCGGCCGGGTACACGGGCGCGGCCCGCGCCCTGGTGGAACGCGCCCTGGTGGAACCCGCCCCCAAGCGGCCCTGA